In Plasmodium gaboni strain SY75 chromosome 14, whole genome shotgun sequence, one genomic interval encodes:
- a CDS encoding hypothetical protein (conserved Plasmodium protein, unknown function), with the protein MLCLDKEDELKICKRYNIENDINLNKVKNNGNDNCLKDINNLIDIDDEIIYINTSICNSFIYIISKYCFYIFDNKDFSFVTLFALKYDHVNNFGYHNKVFLSSIDNTIYIISNNYKYVYAYNVENKNGIVILDYDKRAHSLNINEISEEDTSESENEYYEYITYIKKTYKKKRKLQKNITIKLITMLYLPISSNCLMITKNNILFFSQETDKIFISDSVQNILSKNAQMKNNPDNKLNKLVINTKIVSLKSITCNTNMKKSKVYKKENKLNSYRNINVFSEASKFRKVKTKSHTDKNKLFFKNNSKENYINETLCDPNINNKFICPKNIFQCYNKIKNKRKKNYKNVNDFRMKHTNKYMKKTNDFNPLYLYSINKESHLYDFILNYEYSDNEKKKKYICDNGINIQGISKVEFNLHNDYLLILSANGELYIFSFFYKFFNFKKNKCCYYYGKKVHNQYYNYRHYEKKKKKNIYISDENEFFTNINNNNNNNNNNNNMNNFGNNHNNLFFLKKKRKEKKKKNVIGLYVGSSIIDICYNVFRKLILVVTDKLIIKGYNTFPYICKHTFEKSIFHIDIFFNNCINFYSYNYLLWNKQQTFFLVSLSKNNYYIFNTNGTLYYSMSYDTKSNEEKNEEGKHIKNGNLQNDNNNNISISFNKCENKKLSTIYVENNINDKDKPNSFNDLIMTFLKHDNIQRYYIKISFIFNDFKLCYNKIKDTNYYYLNVKNILYLNDTYSTNKVFNYNSNYYTNSLCKKIYIGINNIQILDTNVNNYNINDHEKNIVKIKQIDTPFKFIKKCYCNFNNTYMLIIYKSLCIYNIQKKVFSYFVDDYMKYFYHNYPTGWLYDDVFFVTCLHNKYDEHNFKHFKKKNDYNLFNGSNINNEKTEHKESTYFQFLNIKYEGEENMADQVEYIEKEKMDYDYIEHNDENKNETNIYITNEKQVDNNITKNDHVHINQTNVNIIENTKGENDSIYERQNDSNYDKNNYYNKNYNVELKIMNYLFNFNHNETDTYSKSFEEYFNINKINIYTKPFSIFYHNLFLRKDNNVFLAYFNKKKKIYNKKEKNKTKMFEKEKDDGQKKSINEECITFINRKNNEINSVNQKNNSSNICYINNRINYNIEKNIYDYIEDDLSKISCHKENVNNIYTKRKKKEDMKNEFLKKMNNCFDTYKNNICFVEKDLNESTKNYEDILNENNFYYVIYIYNINNVLKFTNYIYSIKFLYRPILTHVYYNNNNMNHLQNKKQNISNERYLIVLDAFYNLLCFKITYKNKNVISDESFSVQNIFVLPLNKDNNFIEPRCFYSIFDIYHYIFVNYDNSVYFLNIYKENKGTNNNNINNINNNGNNVDNYYYNFQFTPTFNYLIDNLQIVKDSKISCYYSLPTPIKYMWPSPFFYIYLFYHYCIYVIYHINTLKNKNQIKKKKKSCLPIFLSKENLMNNAFWGKSRNLNFMSIQKNKKNKKNSNENNYNTTCNETSYEPYQEQSTFLDSYYPSPFKENEKYDKYDKYDKYDKYDQYDKYYMFENILKNKLNEHSLNYQSLIKMKRFISINHIQNNNCITPQNDIITYIAKYFYSFFEYIFINDNINIKHFNKLLIEQMINIDKEQINNNANYNIVLKKMFSWLFYHIINIDENEIRKINKRMNKICKYNFFSIIEEIENQNDACYIYFTSRSNINVISISKSQNKFFFMENLKEHFRFLHSNYFNSDLLIYRHMNLKNYADEKNCHLYHTLHNMGVFVHTICNQVYSICKKNLNNEIKEEDVNINYNYKEDINENEQDKNERENKNYKNIEQQKIDGNQKKKNIDAHYNYDIQEHNNFSETSYDKINFKITNYINIILLKFIKLYSSIYSYSTKMYQPIYDNKIQKRKIRYIIINIISKYIRHNLFVINMLDMILYESINRLSHLYICAYKIVYNFLISLNKNMNFYNLVIGNDNKTRKHAIIDITIILLYSLFMSNSYKERNKEKLEKLICQNILDIKDDSYSNPINNNKLYENIREEENIEHVTLHNIHDKNKSGIDKLVVNDFFNYINNNNSNEHKSHYIHNIDKTKIDLLKNKNVNDEDIYHMSLYLLLLKEYETNSEDSNLINSINFDITSDYVFKINCNIYYIALYLLCILKKKDVFHLYTLLKILKYYCKYNISEVVINTIRKMDPYVSAILIYCIGNYIPHDFMKLCLKNERFNISSLYMINIQNYIGIYDIRKYYCIYFLYLSLKYNIKSSQSLLHYLSILFYSLFKNNKNGFFHWNYYDLNFDTSINELIPNSLNNSDNYFYLIICANNINNMLSKRIIDIDNLKEFFQNINTNGIIKRTELNNSVVKIERNHNNNTNDYIFELTDIEENNVYKKNELQVNNNDIYNININLKSFNYKNFTMNKIMYEFLYNKDIITILKKNIHTFNEFYTCNLSVFCKNHLEKNQLDDKEKNKNDENIDDANLDYEEIKIIYMKFIILIQNIIRYYIYNMLWFELYYFITNLKMDVLSFFSQSYIFKSNLFPNIFWGICPIDVFQEQTNEGHFYFVNTELGSSKLEHVYKNDKENKESCDYHKSGIKNTDYNNYHKNEENQVNNRSNNKNNNEKEEEKKKNLSYKKCEYHGFDNNSKQNIDKDTNKYNQYNEYNQYNQYINNILYLKSTFQNKEKEAEQNNTEDIIFPNVFFIDIYKSFKKHFNILYTKKKKKKKNQKNKSINKNKIQMNIEMKDNNTEDVIKQNENIEKLNEKYRNNILSYNIYNNHTNYLFLETHFAPSVYKYIPIYNTIKYLNYIFNVCNINNFKYSMQREYIQNQINVRIYNYICNNIIDITHKYKGENSNKKKEKNKNKKTEFSSILKSFNTHKNDMLWFLLRIFLLLKLPIHCLALILYCKNYILLNILFNWFPYLYHIFNYILNMNSTHFLYKRMENDKSKNMDININGEEQKDKKKNNFIIINNEFNKHFCQYCYDKILHYNKNNITPFTYHMIEKVYKKKLSTIEKKNYSNLYDHYISCNCLDNLIFLKKKLSSLRKSI; encoded by the coding sequence atgttatgCTTGGATAAAGAAGAcgaattaaaaatatgtaaaagATACAACAtagaaaatgatataaatttGAATAAGGTAAAAAATAATGGAAATGATAATTgtttaaaagatataaataatttaatagatatagatgatgaaataatttatattaatacaaGTATATgtaattcatttatatatattatatcaaaatattgtttttatatatttgataataaagatttttcttttgttaCATTATTTGCTTTAAAATATGATCATGTGAATAATTTTGGATATCATAACAAAGTTTTTTTATCAAGTATTGataatacaatatatattataagtaataattataaatatgtatatgcATATAATGTTGAGAATAAAAATGGTATTGTTATATTAGACTATGATAAAAGAGCTCATTCCCTTAACATCAATGAAATTTCAGAGGAAGATACAAGTGAAAGTgaaaatgaatattatgaatatattacatatatcaaaaaaacttataagaagaaaagaaaattacaaaaaaatattaccATAAAACTTATTACTATGTTATATTTACCTATATCATCCAACTGTTTGATGATTactaaaaataatattttatttttttcacaAGAAACtgataaaatttttatatcagACAGTgtacaaaatatattgagTAAAAATGCacaaatgaaaaataacCCTGATAATAAATTGAATAAGCTAGttattaatacaaaaattGTTAGCTTGAAAAGCATAACATGTAATACTAATATGAAGAAAAGTAAagtttataaaaaagagaacaaattaaattcatataggaatataaatgtttttaGTGAAGCTTCAAAATTTAGAAAAGTAAAAACAAAATCACACAcagataaaaataaattgttttttaaaaataattccAAAGAAAATTACATAAATGAGACTTTATGTGATccaaatataaataataaatttatatgtcctaaaaatatttttcagtgttataataaaataaaaaataagagaaaaaaaaattacaaaaatgTTAATGATTTTAGAATGAAACATACTAATAAGTACAtgaaaaaaacaaatgaCTTTAAtcctttatatttatatagtattaataaagaaagtcatttatatgatttCATTCTTAATTATGAATATTCtgataatgaaaaaaaaaagaaatatatatgtgataaTGGTATAAATATTCAAGGTATTTCAAAAGTAGAATTCAATTTACATAATGATTATTTGTTAATTTTAAGTGCTAATGgagaattatatattttttcttttttttataaattttttaattttaagAAGAATAAatgttgttattattatggTAAAAAGGTACACAatcaatattataattatagacattatgaaaaaaaaaagaaaaaaaatatatatatatctgatgaaaatgaattttttacaaatataaataataataataataataataataataataataatatgaacaattttggaaataatcataataaccttttttttttaaaaaaaaaaagaaaggaaaagaaaaaaaaaaatgttattgGTTTATATGTTGGATCTTCTATTATTGATATATGTTACAATGTTTTTAGAAAACTCATATTAGTTGTAACagataaattaataataaaaggaTATAACACATTTCCTTATATATGTAAACATACTTTTGAAAAGTCTATTTTTcatatagatatattttttaataattgtataaatttttattcatataattatttattatggAATAAACAGCAAACGTTTTTTCTGGTATCTCtaagtaaaaataattattatatatttaatacGAATGGGACATTATATTATAGTATGAGTTATGATACAAAATCgaatgaagaaaaaaatgaagaagggaaacatataaaaaatggGAACTTGcaaaatgataataataataatatatccatttcatttaataaatgtgaaaataaaaaattatctactatatatgtagaaaataatataaatgataagGATAAACCAAATAGCTTTAATGATTTAATAATGACCTTTTTAAAACATGATAATATACaaagatattatataaaaatatcttttatttttaatgatTTCAAGTTGTGTTATAACAAAATCAAAGACACCAACTATTACTATTTAAATGTAAAgaatattctttatttgaATGATACCTATAGTACTAATAAAgtttttaattataatagtaattattatacaaaCAGTTTATgcaaaaaaatatatattggtataaataatattcaaatattaGATACCAATgttaataattataatataaatgatcatgaaaaaaatatcgtaaaaataaaacaaatagATACAccttttaaatttattaagAAATGTTATTGTAATTTTAACAATACTTATATGcttattatttataaatcattatgtatatataatatacaaaagaaagttttttcatattttgttgatgattatatgaaatacttttatcataattatcCAACTGGTTGGCTATATGACGATGTCTTTTTTGTTACATGCTTACATAACAAATATGATGAACATAATTTtaaacattttaaaaaaaaaaatgattataatttGTTTAATGGTTCTAATATAAACAATGAAAAAACAGAACATAAGGAAAGCACATACTTTCAatttttgaatataaaatatgaaggTGAAGAAAACATGGCTGATCAGGTTGAATATATtgaaaaggaaaaaatggattatgattatatagaacataatgatgaaaataaaaatgagaccaatatatatattacaaatgAGAAACAAgttgataataatataactAAGAATGATCATGTACATATAAACCAAAcaaatgtaaatattattgaAAATACAAAAGGGGAAAATGATTCTATATATGAAAGACAAAATGATTCtaattatgataaaaataattattataataaaaactATAATGTcgaattaaaaataatgaattatCTATTCAATTTTAATCATAATGAAACAGATACCTATTCAAAATCTTTTGAAGAATATTTCAATATTAATAagattaatatatatacaaaacCGTTTTCAATATTTTACCATAATCTATTTTTAAGAAAAGATAATAATGTGTTTCTAGcttattttaataaaaaaaaaaaaatttataataaaaaggaaaagaacaaaacaaaaatgtttgaaaaagaaaaagatgATGGTCAAAAGAAAAGTATAAATGAAGAATGTATAACATTtataaatagaaaaaataatgaaatcAATAGTGTcaatcaaaaaaataattcatctaatatttgttatataaataatcgtattaattataatattgagaagaatatatatgattatattgAAGATGACTTATCAAAAATATCATGTCATAAGGaaaatgttaataatatatacacaaagagaaagaaaaaagaagatatgaaaaatgaatttttaaaaaaaatgaataattGTTTTGacacatataaaaataatatatgttttgtagaaaaagatttaaatgaatcaacaaaaaattatgaagatattttgaatgaaaataatttttattatgtaatatatatatataatataaataatgttttaaaatttacaaattatatatattctataaAGTTTTTATATAGACCAATATTAACACatgtttattataataataataatatgaaccATTTGCAAAATAAGaaacaaaatatttctaATGAGAGATATTTAATAGTTCTGGATGCATTTTATAACttattatgttttaaaataacgtataaaaataaaaatgttatatcAGATGAATCCTTTAGTgtacaaaatatattcgTTTTGCCTTTAAATAAAGACAACAATTTTATAGAACCTCGATGTTTTTATTctatatttgatatatatcattatatatttgtaaattATGACAATTctgtttattttttaaatatatataaagaaaataaaggtacaaataataataatataaataatataaataataatggtAACAATGttgataattattattataattttcaatTTACACCAACTTTTAATTACCTTATTGATAATCTACAAATTGTTAAGGACAGTAAAATTTCTTGTTATTATTCCTTGCCTACTccaataaaatatatgtggCCTTCTCcatttttttacatatacCTATTCTATCACTATTGcatttatgttatatatcatattaatacattaaaaaacaaaaatcagattaagaaaaaaaaaaaatcatgCCTTCCCATTTTTTTAAGTAAGGAAAATTTAATGAACAATGCGTTTTGGGGTAAATCAAGGAACTTAAATTTTATGTctatacaaaaaaataaaaaaaataaaaagaatagcaatgaaaataattataacaCTACTTGTAATGAAACATCTTATGAACCATATCAAGAGCAATCAACTTTTCTTGATTCGTATTATCCAAGCCCATTTAAGGAgaatgaaaaatatgacAAATATGACAAATATGAcaaatatgataaatatgatcaatatgataaatattatatgtttgaaaatattttaaaaaataaactTAATGAACATTCCTTAAATTATCAATCcttgataaaaatgaaaagatTTATCAGTATAAACCATATCCAAAATAATAACTGTATAACACCCcaaaatgatattattacatatatagctaaatatttttattcatttttcgaatatatatttataaatgataatattaatataaaacattttaataaacTTTTAATAGAACAAATGATTAATATTGATAAAGAACAAATCAATAACAATGcaaattataatattgttttaaaaaaaatgttctCTTGGCTATTTTATCACATCATAAATAttgatgaaaatgaaatacgtaaaataaataaaaggatgaacaaaatatgtaaatataattttttctctATTATTGAAGAAATAGAAAACCAAAATGATGcttgttatatatattttacttCAAGAAGTAATATTAATGTAATAAGTATTAGTAAGAGtcaaaataaatttttttttatggaaaatttaaaagaacATTTTCGTTTCTTACATAGTAATTACTTTAATAGTGATTTACTCATATATAGACATATGAACTTAAAAAATTACGCAGATGAAAAGAATTGTCATCTATATCATACTTTGCATAATATGGGCGTATTTGTTCATACCATTTGTAATCAAGTCTATTCAATATGtaagaaaaatttaaataacGAAATAAAAGAGGAAgatgtaaatataaattataattataaggaggatataaatgaaaatgaacaagataaaaatgaaagagaaaacaaaaattataaaaatattgaacaacaaaaaattgatggaaatcaaaaaaaaaaaaatatagatgcacattataattatgatattcaagaacataataatttttcagAAACTTcttatgataaaataaatttcaaaataacaaattatattaatataattttattaaagTTTATTAAATTGTATAGTTCTATTTATTCCTATTCAACAAAAATGTATCAGCCtatttatgataataaaatacaaaagAGGAAAATCCgttatatcattataaatattatatctaaatatattagacataatttatttgtaattAATATGTTAGATATGATTTTATATGAATCCATAAATAGATTAAGccatttatatatttgcGCTTACaaaattgtatataattttttaataagtttaaataaaaatatgaatttttataatttagTTATAGggaatgataataaaacGAGAAAGCATGCAATTATCGATATAacaattattttattgtattCTCTTTTTATGAGTAATTCTTATaaagaaagaaataaagaaaaattggaaaaattaatatgtCAGAATATTTTAGATATTAAAGATGATAGTTATAGCAATCccataaataataataaattatatgagAATATAAgagaagaagaaaatatagaGCATGTTACATTACATAATATACACGACAAAAACAAATCCGGAATAGATAAATTAGTTGTCaatgatttttttaattatataaataataataattctaaTGAACATAAATCTcattatattcataatatagataaaaCCAAAATTGATTTATTAAAGAATAAGAATGTAAATGATGAAgatatatatcatatgagcttatatttattattattaaaagaatatgaaACAAATTCAGAAGATAgtaatttaataaattctATTAACTTTGACATTACAAGTGATTATGtattcaaaataaattgtaatatatattatatagctttatatttattatgcatattaaaaaaaaaagatgtatttcatttgtataccttattaaaaatattaaaatattattgtaaatataacatttcAGAAGTAGTTATAAATACTATAAGAAAAATGGATCCTTATGTTAGTgcaatattaatatattgtataGGTAATTATATACCACATGATTTTATGAAATTGtgtttaaaaaatgaacgttttaatatatcctctttatatatgataaatatacaaaattatataggtatttatgatattaggaaatattattgtatatattttttatatttaagtttgaaatataatataaaatcatCTCAAAGTTTATTACATTATTTatcaattttattttattctttattcaagaataataaaaatggtTTTTTTCATTGgaattattatgatttaaATTTCGACACTTcaataaatgaattaataCCCAACAGTTTAAACAATTCagataattatttttatcttattatatgtgctaataatataaataatatgttatcAAAACGAATTATAGACATagataatttaaaagaattttttCAAAACATTAATACAAATggaataataaaaagaacTGAGCTAAATAATAGTGTTGTTAAGATAGAAAGgaatcataataataacactaacgattatatatttgaattaactgatatagaagaaaataatgtatataaaaaaaatgaattacaagtaaataataatgatatatataatataaatataaatttgaaaagttttaattacaaaaattttacaatgaacaaaataatgtatgaatttttatataacaaagatattattacaatattaaaaaaaaatattcatacGTTTAATGAATTCTATACGTGTAACCTCTCTGTATTTTGTAAAAACCATTTGGAAAAAAACCAATTAgatgataaagaaaaaaataaaaatgatgagAATATAGATGATGCTAATCTAGACtatgaagaaataaaaattatatatatgaaatttattatattaatccaaaatattatacgttattatatatataatatgttatgGTTTGaattgtattattttattaccaatttaaaaatggatgtcttatcttttttctcacagtcatatatatttaagtCCAATTTATTTCCAAATATATTTTGGGGAATATGTCCTATTGATGTTTTTCAAGAACAAACAAATGAAGGGCacttttattttgttaataCTGAATTGGGGAGTAGTAAATTGGAacatgtatataaaaatgataaagaaaataaagaatcGTGCGATTACCATAAAAGTggtataaaaaatacagACTATAATAACTACCACAAGAATGAGGAAAACCAAGTCAATAATAGAAgtaacaataaaaataataatgaaaaagaagaagaaaaaaaaaagaatttatCGTACAAAAAATGTGAATACCATGGGTTTGATAATAATTCGAAACAAAATATAGACAAAGacacaaataaatataatcaatataatgaatataatcaatataatcaatatataaataatatattatacttAAAAAGTACTTttcaaaataaagaaaaggAGGCTGAACAAAACAATACAGAAGATATAATTTTTCcaaatgtattttttattgatatttataaatcttttaaaaaacactttaacatattatataccaaaaaaaaaaaaaaaaaaaaaaatcaaaaaaataaaagtataaataaaaataagatCCAAATGAATATAGAAATGAAAGACAATAATACAGAAGATgtaataaaacaaaatgagaatatagaaaaattaaatgaaaaatatagaaataatatcctttcatataatatatataataatcatacaaattatttatttctaGAAACACATTTTGCACCTTCTgtttataaatacatacctatatataatactataaaatatttaaactatatatttaatgtttgtaatataaataattttaagTATTCTATGCAAAGAGAGTATATACAAAATCAAATTAATGttagaatatataattatatctgtaataatattatagatattacccataaatataaaggagaaaattctaataaaaagaaggaaaagaataaaaataagaaaacCGAATTTTCTTCCATTCTTAAATCATTCAATacacataaaaatgatatgtTATGGTTTTTATTAAgaatttttcttttattaaaattacCTATACATTGTTTAGctttaatattatattgtaaaaattatatattacttaatatattatttaattggtttccatatttatatcacatatttaattatatattaaatatgaacagtacacattttttatacaaaagaatggaaaatgataaaagcaaaaatatggatattaatataaatggaGAAGAACAAAAGgataagaaaaaaaataattttattattatcaataatGAATTTAATAAACATTTTTGTCAATATTGTTATGATAAAATTTtacattataataaaaataatattactCCTTTTACATATCATATGATAGAGAAggtatataaaaaaaaattgtctacaattgaaaaaaaaaattattctaatttatatgatcaTTATATATCTTGTAATTGTTTagataatttaatatttctaaagaaaaaattatcatctttgagaaaaagtatataa
- a CDS encoding vacuolar protein sorting-associated protein 4: MDSEETINLAVKYAKEAVVEDEKKNYKEALNLYIQSLQYFNFFCKYEKNSNIRDLILKKMEVYMTRAENLKEMLNKKDSIENKEKITNTEETKENMKKQIKQFILNKNDNIKWSDVCGLETAKEVLKEAIIFPLKFPKLFNSSTLPYKGILLYGPPGTGKTFLALACSNECNMNFFNVSSSDLVSKYQGESEKYIKCLFETAKEHSPAIIFIDEIDSLCGSRTDGENESTRRIKTEFLINMSGLTNYKNNIIVMGATNTPWSLDSGFRRRFEKRIYIPLPNIYARIKIFEKYINQNENNNISKEDIKQFATLTENYTGADIDILCRDAVYMPVKKCLLSKFFKQVKKNNKICYTPCSPGDSDPTKVEKNVMSLSENELSLPPLTIQDFKTAISNVKPSLSVDDIKKYEEWTQQYGMNGT; this comes from the coding sequence ATGGATTCTGAAGAAACAATAAACTTGGCAGTGAAGTATGCCAAAGAGGCCGTTGTGGAAGATGAAAAGAAGAATTATAAAGAAGCActaaatttatatatccaAAGTTTACAGTactttaattttttttgtaaatatgaaaagaaTTCAAATATAAGAGATTTAATTTTGAAGAAAATGGAAGTATATATGACAAGAGCagaaaatttaaaagaaatgttaaataaaaaagatagtatagaaaataaagaaaaaattacaaaCACAGAAGaaacaaaagaaaatatgaagaaacaaataaaacaatttatattaaataaaaatgataatattaaatggTCAGATGTATGTGGATTAGAAACTGCTAAAGAAGTATTAAAAGAAGCAATTATTTTCCCATTAAAATTTccaaaattatttaattcatcTACTTTGCCTTATAAAggtattttattatatggTCCACCTGGTACAGGCAAAACATTCCTTGCATTAGCTTGTTCAAATGAATGCaatatgaatttttttaatgtatcTTCATCAGATTTAGTTAGTAAATATCAAGGAGAAAgtgaaaaatatattaaatgtttATTCGAAACTGCTAAGGAACATTCTCCTGcaataatttttattgaTGAAATTGATTCCTTGTGTGGATCAAGAACAGACGGAGAAAATGAATCAACCAGAAGAATAAAAACtgaatttttaattaatatgaGTGGACTtacaaattataaaaataatatcattGTTATGGGTGCAACTAATACACCTTGGTCCTTAGATAGTGGATTTAGAAGGAGATttgaaaaaagaatttatatACCACTTCCAAATATTTATGcaagaataaaaatatttgaaaaatatatcaatcaaaatgaaaataataatatatcaaaagaagatataaaaCAATTCGCTACACTAACTGAAAATTATACAGGTGCTGATATTGATATTCTTTGTAGAGATGCTGTCTATATGCCAGTAAAAAAATGTCTTCTTTCcaaattttttaaacaggttaaaaagaataataaaatatgcTATACTCCTTGTTCACCTGGAGATTCAGATCCTACTAAAGTCGAAAAAAATGTCATGTCTTTAAGTGAAAATGAATTATCATTACCTCCATTGACCATACAAGATTTTAAAACGGCTATATCAAATGTTAAACCGTCATTATCAGTAgatgatattaaaaaatatgaagaatGGACTCAACAATATGGAATGAACGGTACATAA